The window CTCAAGCTGCATACATTTCACCTCCTTCTACTGTTGGTGAGGCCGTAGTCCTCATTGATGCAGATACAAAACAAATTTTATTTGCAAAGAACCCAGATAAGTGGATGCATCCAGCTAGTACTACAAAAATGGTCACCTTGTTAACTGCCTTAGAATTAAAGGGCACACAGTTTGATGAATTAGCTACTATAAGTAGCTATGCAACGAGCATGGAAGAATCAAACCTTGGGGTTCGCGTAGGCGATCAGATTACATTGGAAGGTGTTCTTGAAGGTATGATGGTTGCTAGTGGTAATGATGCGGCCGTTGTAGTAGCCGAAAATGTAAGTGGTTCTGTGGATAAATTTGCTAAAGATATGACTCGCATTGCTGCAAAAGCGGGGGCAAAGAATAGTGTGTTCTTGAATCCTCATGGATTAACACAAAAGGGTCACCATTCTACGGCTCGTGATTTAGCGATGATTGCTGCGTATGGCATGAAATACCAAATGTTCCGTG of the Veillonella parvula genome contains:
- a CDS encoding D-alanyl-D-alanine carboxypeptidase family protein, producing the protein MTLLTTNIHMFYKKLVLAITFIGIIFIGASVAQAAYISPPSTVGEAVVLIDADTKQILFAKNPDKWMHPASTTKMVTLLTALELKGTQFDELATISSYATSMEESNLGVRVGDQITLEGVLEGMMVASGNDAAVVVAENVSGSVDKFAKDMTRIAAKAGAKNSVFLNPHGLTQKGHHSTARDLAMIAAYGMKYQMFRDKVANDYYKVPYQNRAPETIRTTNHFIRNKYPGANGLKTGFTNAAGECLIASATRKGHTMIVVMLNDDNRWDEAVQFLDYGFKLRGVI